One genomic segment of Ricinus communis isolate WT05 ecotype wild-type chromosome 3, ASM1957865v1, whole genome shotgun sequence includes these proteins:
- the LOC125369420 gene encoding uncharacterized protein LOC125369420 isoform X1 yields the protein MHQNKKPKMNSNFPIEETIRREGISKTTFDIKISSGKNSSESIENAIESENKTSEVEHTDSAVELEDGVSGVCRMPKESSIDNIRRSNDDPLKRRAVKGCNTTNMAIDCEDKNERSTFANGTLLKNLVLVKLEEKKAT from the exons AT GCACCAGAACAAGAAACCAAAAATGAATTCCAATTTTCCGATAGAGGAAACTAT CAGAAGAGAAGGGATCTCAAAAACGACATTTGATATCAAGATTTCTTCTGGCAAGAACAGCTCGGAAAGTATTGAAAATGCAATTGaatcagaaaataaaacatcagAAGTAGAACACACTGACAGTGCCGTTGAATTAGAGGATGGAGTTAGTGGAGTTTGCAGAATGCCAAAAGAGTCTTCTATTGACAATATTAGAAGGTCCAATGATGACCCTCTCAAGCGTAGAGCCGTAAAAGGATGTAATACAACTAATATGGCTATAGATTGTGAAGATAAAAATGAGAGAAGCACGTTTGCTAATGGAACATTATTGAAAAATCTGGTCCTTGTAAAActtgaagaaaaaaaggcCACCTAG
- the LOC125369420 gene encoding uncharacterized protein LOC125369420 isoform X2, producing the protein MHQNKKPKMNSNFPIEETIREGISKTTFDIKISSGKNSSESIENAIESENKTSEVEHTDSAVELEDGVSGVCRMPKESSIDNIRRSNDDPLKRRAVKGCNTTNMAIDCEDKNERSTFANGTLLKNLVLVKLEEKKAT; encoded by the exons AT GCACCAGAACAAGAAACCAAAAATGAATTCCAATTTTCCGATAGAGGAAACTAT AAGAGAAGGGATCTCAAAAACGACATTTGATATCAAGATTTCTTCTGGCAAGAACAGCTCGGAAAGTATTGAAAATGCAATTGaatcagaaaataaaacatcagAAGTAGAACACACTGACAGTGCCGTTGAATTAGAGGATGGAGTTAGTGGAGTTTGCAGAATGCCAAAAGAGTCTTCTATTGACAATATTAGAAGGTCCAATGATGACCCTCTCAAGCGTAGAGCCGTAAAAGGATGTAATACAACTAATATGGCTATAGATTGTGAAGATAAAAATGAGAGAAGCACGTTTGCTAATGGAACATTATTGAAAAATCTGGTCCTTGTAAAActtgaagaaaaaaaggcCACCTAG